From the genome of Solidesulfovibrio carbinolicus, one region includes:
- a CDS encoding DUF485 domain-containing protein, whose protein sequence is MQPDNAPPAAHAPDAGQFSALVRKRWTVSLTLTALMLSIYYGFIIILAFRPDIFAERVGQRLTLGIPVGLGVILASWLLTGLYVRWANDDYDSTVNTIKRAMRENQG, encoded by the coding sequence ATGCAACCAGACAACGCCCCGCCCGCCGCCCACGCCCCGGACGCCGGCCAGTTTTCCGCCCTCGTGCGCAAACGCTGGACCGTCTCCCTGACCCTGACCGCGCTCATGCTGTCCATTTACTACGGCTTCATCATCATCCTGGCTTTTCGCCCCGACATCTTCGCCGAACGCGTCGGCCAGCGCCTGACCCTGGGCATTCCGGTCGGCCTTGGCGTCATCCTGGCCTCCTGGCTGCTGACCGGCCTGTACGTGCGCTGGGCCAACGACGACTACGACAGCACCGTGAACACCATCAAACGCGCCATGCGGGAGAACCAGGGATGA
- a CDS encoding sodium:solute symporter family transporter, whose product MNTFTSTIGQPNATSIIFFFVFIVATLVITYYAARRSRSASQFYAAGRSVTGWQNGLALAGDYMSAASFLGIAGLVSLKGYDGLIYSIGFLVGWPIIMFLIAEPLRNLGKYTFADVVAYRLSQKPIRVAASVGSLLTVCFYLIAQMVGSGSLIKMMFGLPYETAIIIVGAVMIAYVLFGGMLATTWVQIIKAVLLLAGATVMVLMALSRFDFDVTALFGAAAATYGEKVLNPGGLVANPLDAVSLGIALMFGTAGLPHILMRFYTVPDAKAARKSVFYATGLIGYFYILTFIIGFAAMVLVGRDVILKMDAGGNMAALLLAEVTGGTVFLGFIAAVAFATILAVVAGLTLAGATTLSHDLYANVFRAGRSTEENEMKVAKRATIGLGVAAILLGLAFKGQNVAFMVGLAFAIAASANFPALILSILWKGTSTFGATASIVAGAAAAVGLIVLSPTVWVDILGNAAPIFPWKNPALVSMPFAFLVGWLGSVLVPDARAQSLYAAQQIRNYLGVGAE is encoded by the coding sequence ATGAACACCTTTACCAGCACCATCGGCCAGCCCAACGCCACCTCCATCATCTTTTTCTTCGTCTTTATCGTGGCCACCCTGGTCATCACCTATTACGCCGCCCGGCGCAGCCGCTCGGCCTCGCAGTTCTACGCCGCCGGCCGTTCGGTGACGGGCTGGCAAAACGGTCTGGCCCTGGCCGGCGACTACATGTCCGCCGCCTCGTTCCTGGGCATCGCCGGCCTTGTGTCGCTCAAGGGCTACGACGGCCTCATCTATTCCATCGGCTTCCTGGTCGGCTGGCCCATCATCATGTTTCTCATCGCCGAACCCCTGCGCAACCTCGGCAAATACACCTTCGCCGATGTGGTGGCCTATCGCCTGTCCCAAAAGCCCATCCGCGTGGCCGCTTCGGTGGGTTCGCTTCTCACCGTGTGCTTCTACCTCATTGCCCAGATGGTGGGTTCGGGGTCGCTGATCAAGATGATGTTCGGCCTGCCCTATGAAACGGCCATCATCATCGTGGGCGCGGTCATGATCGCCTACGTGCTCTTTGGCGGGATGCTCGCCACCACCTGGGTGCAGATCATCAAGGCCGTGCTGCTCCTGGCCGGGGCCACGGTCATGGTGCTCATGGCCTTGTCCCGGTTCGACTTCGACGTGACGGCCCTTTTCGGCGCGGCCGCCGCCACCTACGGCGAAAAAGTGCTCAATCCCGGCGGGCTGGTCGCCAACCCCCTGGACGCCGTGTCCCTTGGCATCGCGCTCATGTTCGGCACGGCCGGGCTGCCCCACATCCTCATGCGCTTCTACACCGTGCCCGACGCCAAGGCCGCCCGCAAATCCGTGTTCTACGCCACCGGACTCATCGGCTACTTCTACATCCTCACCTTCATCATCGGTTTCGCCGCCATGGTGCTCGTGGGCCGCGACGTGATCCTCAAGATGGACGCCGGCGGCAACATGGCCGCGCTGCTCCTGGCCGAAGTGACCGGCGGCACGGTGTTCCTGGGCTTCATCGCGGCGGTGGCCTTCGCCACCATCCTGGCCGTGGTGGCCGGGCTGACCCTGGCCGGAGCCACGACCCTGTCCCACGACCTCTACGCCAACGTGTTCCGGGCCGGCCGCTCCACCGAGGAAAACGAGATGAAGGTGGCCAAGCGGGCGACCATCGGCCTTGGCGTGGCCGCCATCCTGCTTGGCCTGGCCTTCAAGGGCCAAAACGTGGCCTTCATGGTGGGCCTGGCCTTCGCCATCGCCGCCAGCGCCAACTTCCCGGCGCTCATCCTCTCCATCCTCTGGAAGGGGACCAGCACCTTCGGGGCCACGGCCAGCATCGTGGCCGGCGCTGCGGCCGCCGTGGGGCTCATCGTGCTGTCGCCCACGGTCTGGGTGGACATTCTCGGCAACGCCGCCCCCATCTTCCCTTGGAAGAACCCGGCCCTGGTGTCCATGCCCTTTGCCTTCCTGGTCGGCTGGCTCGGTTCGGTGCTGGTTCCCGACGCCCGGGCCCAGTCCCTCTACGCTGCCCAGCAGATCCGCAACTATCTGGGAGTGGGCGCGGAGTGA